ttcatctgaggaagatcctataTCTCTCCGGGCTGGCGTGGctccaggggtgcgaaataaggcccggtggaatgcgacggtggctggcgctcggccccccgacgcggacgttgcttgttgctccgcccgctcggcggatgctttttgcttttgctccacgagtttggcggcccttatctcgaccagagcgtcgagttcctcccttgaaagcgtcaccgtgtgctgtcgtccagcctcgtccattgtctctgtgCAGGAGCGTTCCCAGACGGCGCCTTGATCTGTCCGAACCGAAGTCACAGacgggcacgtgacgctccaaggctcgatgtaggtctccaactagtgtcgagatgctcggTATCGCACGGTCGGGAAGTTcccgacgaccctccgacgccaagtcgtaaatcacgatgaacaaggtggctccaagTCTGAGTACATACCATCATCCTCGTCGATGAAACGAGGTTCTTTATAGagtgtgaaaggtttgggcacgctgcaaggtgcataagtgtcctcctATCCTAGGTGTCGAAAGCTTACCGTCCTTTCCTAGACGCTCGCCGAAAGTTtacgacccatatcgctacaAAGCATGCCTCGATGGGACAGaatccctgtcacaagatttggagcatgacacaccgtgaaacctacaggttgtcgagaaagaaatcctcgccctttcctttgctccaaacttgtagtccgagcgaaagatacctaaacatccgaccggacatccgcagtggtttacttgtgctttgtggagactaacaaggGTGCTTATGAGTGATCGTCAAAGGTcactcggtccatgaccttttgccacccgatttgggtgcctaccaactataagtgcaaCCGGACCCTTCCggactcgattccatcggccggcatCCTCGGACCGCTACGGCCTCCGTCCGTCGACCACACTCTCCTCCGGGTGGGCTcttgacttccacttggcgtgaCTTTGCAAGAGAAGGGGGCCCGCCTTACtacggatcacttgccttccttcaagtctagtcgaaggaggcgcatagtccgactgactggactgtgagtctagccgaacggctcttccatgctaatcttctccgcccggtcagcggcagaggtatccttgaatgaatcaatgatggctttcgccggatctccttgcgttctgcgccaatcttcgacatcaatgtcgatcataccttcattaaatgctccgaatgattgactgccacgtggagcaatgccatcagagtacggaggcggttgcatgatattttgatgtgaccgaagcaattcgaaataaacggctagatgtatgcattgattcccgtgacctggatccgacggtggaggccgaccggccctcaccctataaattcttcgtttccttctcgccttctaatttgatcctgtccgaaccagaagtcaacagacgctgggcacgtgacgctccaaggctcgctgatgtaggtctccaactagtgtcgagatgctccggctatcctgcacagatgtcgagccgggaaggggattcccagcgacgaccctccgacgctcaagtcaggtaaatcacgatgaacaaggtggctccagaagtctcagagtacataccatcatcctctgtcgatgaaacctgaggttctttatatagagctgtgaaaggtttgggcacgcgtaccaaggtgcataagtgtcccctgtcctatcctaggtatgcggctgtcagaaagcttacctgtcctttcctaggtacgcggctgtcagaaagtttacctgacccatatcgctacagtcaaagcatgccctcgatgggacagcagaatcccctgtcacaagatttggagcatgacacacacgtgaaacctacaggttgtcagagaaagaaatcctctggccctttcctttgctccaaacttgtagtccgagcggaaagatacctaaacatccgaccggacatccgcagtggtttacttgtgctttgtggagactaacaaacaggggtgctttatgactgtgatcggtcaaaaggtcagctcggtccatgacctttttaactgagcgtcggaaccccgatttgacagggtgcctaccaactataagtgcaaaccggccggacccttccgggtactcgattccatcggccgccGGTCGGACCGGCCATCTATGGCGTCCGTCGGCGACCACACTCTCCTGGGTGGTGtcgtgacttccacttggcggaCTTTGCAAGAGAAGGGGCCCGCtcacggatcacttgccttccttcaagtctagtcgaaggaggcgatagTCCGATGacctgtgagtctagccgaacgctcttccatgctaatcttctccgcccggtcagcggcagagatatcctcgaatgaatcaatgatggctttcgccggatctccttgcgttctgcgccaatcttcgacatcaatgtcgatcataccttcattaaatgctccgaatgattgactgccacgtggagcaatgccatcagagtacggaggcggttgcatgatattttgatgtgaccgaagcaattcgaaataaacggctagatgtatgcattgattcccgtgacctggatccgacggtggaggccgaccggccctcaccctataaattcttcgtttccttctcgccttcacacgcctccgttacctctactgttgctctctgcgctgtggagctccggcgatcttgttgctgccttctgacgctctccggcgcctttcctcgattcatctcccctcagtaaggttttagatctctcctccttcctttccggtatctaatccgtatttcttcccctagctcgagtctttgaaattccattccttcgtctttggaacttcctttttgatttcttctgccccgatcatggccagttcttctcatcccgaagaacaatccttaggcccatggtatactaccatgcgatctcgtttcgaacaacgggattttgatattttggctgacaatttcgaaatccccgaggatatcgaagttcgcctagctggtcctgccgctcggccacacagaccgccgcgcggtggtttctgtgtctttcgcgaccaccagtcaaccatgacttgttgggacatcatgcttagtatccggtcatccttgatctGCTAGGgcttcttcactaagtgtccggtcaattcctttgactcacttggattttctcCTTGCGTCaaatgttcggtcaaccttgacccacttagacttaccgtctcatgccaagtgttcggtcctccatgacccacttggacgtccaccaaatgtccgatcatccttgacccacctgaattttcacgtgtctggtttcactcatcaagacttttcatttgcctgacttcactcatcaagacttttcATTTGCCTGACTTCATtcatcaagactttcacctagtttcactcattaggattttcatctgcctggtttcactcacaaagactttcacctagcttcactcactaagattttcccactgcacgacttcactcatcgggatttttacttggcttcactcatcaggattttcactTTCCTAACATCCAGATAAGACTTTtctaatcaagtatccggtcaaccttgacctacttgactcttcttcacattaatCTAGTCAAATCCTGATCAAAGGaaaattgcatcaacaatctctccagTCGAACGATTACACTTGTAATTttcatatattgttaaacatcgaaattCAAATATCAAGATTTAAACTTGAATCAATTTAAACTTAGTCAATCTAGACAATCTTGATTCAGAGGATACTGCACCAATAATGTGAAGCTAAGCAAGAGAAGTCATTGCTCATTAAACAATTAATTACTCGTCAACAAGATAGGGGAATTTGAGACTTAAATAGAGAGTCATATTTGGTTGACAAATGGCAGCTATCTCGTCATTGATCTTTGAATTAGATATTGAATTGAGTGATAAATGAGTCTATTGATGTTTGAATTAGATATTGAATTGAGTGATAAATGAGTCTATGTACTGTCCAATCACGACTTCAAATTCTAGCCAGGATTGAAGTATAATAAATCATTACTCCATTCTTTTCAACAATACAATTAATTGACTACATTCTTAGGCATCCGTTGGACCACTCAACAAATATCGAGACAACGACAAGAAGTCGTGAAGTACATAGATAGCATATTCTATTTATTTGTTCTTTGCCTAATAGTCAATGGTGTGTTAAACAAAATGACCAAGCCTTCATTTAGTAACACAGAAGGCGCTTTCTACTTGCGTGTGTtgtttaattgattcccttttgctctattttttttttagtttttaaatggAGTTATGTCCTCTTATTCATTGGGATGGAGTAAGATGTCTTCTATCAATTTACTTGTGAATCATTGTGAACTTATGCAATAAATGCTCTAATTAAAAGATGATGCCCTGTTTTACAGCCTCCTTTGGAGGGTCTTCTGGTCGTATGGTATGCTACCGTTAAAAGAGATTTAAAACTTAAACGATAAAAAGGAAATTCGAAGATAGACAGTTATAAGACTCCAAAGTAGGACTTCACATTgctctaaaaaaatttaataaaagacCTTAGAATCACTTACTTTCTTACTAGGTATCTCTTACCGCCAAGCAAGAACAAGAACAGCGTGCTTGCCACCTTGTTATCCTCCCTCGTTAAACTCCTTGCTCCTACAAGCAACGCAATGCAAATTCAATCATCAAATTATTTAACGAAAACAACAAAAAGCATACACAAACTGACAAGCAACGTGAGCAAAACATTCACTGCAGAAATCATTTGGATTTTGATCGACTCCCTGGCAAATTGCGTGATCTTCCTTCACCCACCACATGTGATCTACCTTCCTTGAGAGCCTCTTCGCCATTCATTTCTGAAACCATCACCACTTTCTCTCCATGAATTTAAGCTCCCAGCCGTTCCCCACAAGCAACACTCAAGTGCATCTCCTCTATAAATCAACACTCCACCGCAGCGGCATTCCATCGAACAGTTGGTGTGCAAGAGCGGCAATGAAGAAGATGGCCGTGCTCCTGCTACTGCTGGTCGTCGCAGTGGCCACCGCCGAAGCCATTCCGTTCGAGGAGAAGGATTTGGCGTCGGAGGAGAGCATCTGGGACCTGTACGAGCGGTGGCGGAGCCACCACACAGTGGCGCGGGACCTCGACGAGAAGCGGAGGCGGTTCAACGTGTTCAAGGAGAACGTGCGGTTCATCCACGAGTTCAACCAGCGGAAGGAGGCGCCGTACAAACTCCGCCTCAACAAGTTCGGCGACATGACCAACCACGAGTTCCGGGCCGCCTACGCCGGGTCCAAGGTCGCCCACCACCGGGCGCTGCGCGGAGGGAGGGAGGAGACGGGAAGAAGCAAAGCTAGGAGCTTCGATTACGAGGAGCGCACGCCCCGCCTGCCGTCGTCGGTGGACTGGAGGAAGAAGGGCGCCGTAACTCCGGTCAAGGACCAGGGCCAGTGCGGTGAGCCTTTAAATAACTTGCTCCAATTTATATTTCGCCCCTCAAAGAAAGTTTAATTACCAAAATCAGTACCTTCCGAATTATAACAAATATATTACGTAAATATCATAATATTTGGTAATTAAATAAAAAcaagatttaattctaaattacTCACTATTTTGTGGCAAAATTCAGGGAGCTGCTGGGCATTCTCCACTGTGGTGGCCGTGGAAGGAATAAATCAAATTGAGACAAATAAATTGATCTCTTTATCCGAGCAACAGCTTATCGATTGCGATACGAAGGACAATGAAGGGTGCAATGGAGGTCTCATGGATTATGCATTTGAGTTCATCAAGAAGAATGGGGGTCTCGTAACTGAGGATGACTATCCTTACAAAGCTGATGATGGAAAATGTGCCATCTCAGAGGTATGTATAGTTTTCGTTTGTCAGTTAGAAcaatgaattcttttctttttgtattgatTTTTTCCCCTCTTTATTTGCTAGAACTTGCCGGTAGTTACAATTGATGGTTATGAGGATGTTCCAACGAACAATGAAAATGCTCTGATGGAGGCTGTAGCAAATCAACCGGTGTCCGTCGCCATTGAGGCA
This window of the Zingiber officinale cultivar Zhangliang chromosome 3B, Zo_v1.1, whole genome shotgun sequence genome carries:
- the LOC122055329 gene encoding thiol protease SEN102-like, which codes for MNLSSQPFPTSNTQVHLLYKSTLHRSGIPSNSWCARAAMKKMAVLLLLLVVAVATAEAIPFEEKDLASEESIWDLYERWRSHHTVARDLDEKRRRFNVFKENVRFIHEFNQRKEAPYKLRLNKFGDMTNHEFRAAYAGSKVAHHRALRGGREETGRSKARSFDYEERTPRLPSSVDWRKKGAVTPVKDQGQCGSCWAFSTVVAVEGINQIETNKLISLSEQQLIDCDTKDNEGCNGGLMDYAFEFIKKNGGLVTEDDYPYKADDGKCAISENLPVVTIDGYEDVPTNNENALMEAVANQPVSVAIEASGSAFQFYSEGVFTGRCGTDLDHGVAIVGYGTTLDGTKYWIVKNSWGEEWGEKGYIRMERGIRAKHGLCGIAMEASYPIKSSPNPTKKASSSKDEL